The Triticum aestivum cultivar Chinese Spring chromosome 5A, IWGSC CS RefSeq v2.1, whole genome shotgun sequence genomic sequence GCCAGCCGCGCGCGGCCCTCGCGCTCTTCGCCGGCATGGGCACGCCGGACGCCTTCTCCCTCACCGCAGCGCTCTCCGCGGCGGCGGCCCTCCGCTCGCCCGGCGCCGGCGCGCAGCTCCACGCCCGACTCCTCCGCATCGGCCTGCGCGCGCCGCTCCCCGTCGGCAACGCGCTCGTCGCCATGTATGCCAGGTGCGCCCGCGCGGACGACGCCGCGCGCGCCTTCCGGGAGATGCGCGGCCGCAACGCGCTGTCCTGGTGCTCGCTCCTCCACGCCTACGTCGCCTCGGGCCGTATGGCGCTCGCGCGCgagctgttcgacgaaatgcccgcTGGAAGCATCAGCAGTGTTGCCTGGAACACGCTGCTCACGGGGTATTCCCGCAGTGGCAATGCCGAGCAGTGTCTGCTTCTGTTCAACGAGATGCGGGTGTCGGGACTGTCTTGCGACGATGCAACGCTCTGTATTCTAATCGACGCTTGCACGGAGCTGCGCTACCCATCCACCGGCGTTGCAGTCCACAAGATCGTTGTGCAGAGTGGCTGGAATGCGGTCCCTGAGGTCAATAACTCACTTATTTCCTTCTACAGTAAGTTCAGCTTGCTAGATCATGCCGTCAAGATCTTCGAGTCTATGAAGAGTAGAACCATTGTGTCCTGGAATTCACTGATCGATGCATACACCAGGCTTGGCCACATTGAACAAGCTGCTGCTCTGTTTCAAAGTGCTCCTGAGACCAATGACATCTCCTGGACTTCGATGATTGGTGGTTTTGCGAGGAATGGCTACGTAGATGAGGCCCTTGCACTATTTGTCAAGATGTTGGCACACGAGCATATCCGTCCCGATGATTTCACTTTTGGAGCTGTGCTTCATGCTTGCGCTACCGCTGCTTCTCTGGCCAATGGAAGGATGATCCATGCCTGTGCATTCCAAAGTGGTTTTGCTTCATACTTGTATGTGGCCAACAGCTTGATGGACATGTATGCCAAGTGTG encodes the following:
- the LOC123104447 gene encoding pentatricopeptide repeat-containing protein At2g36980, mitochondrial-like, coding for MSLINPQAGRAAARAAEHGAPSALAGLDAATSRIASHGRAGDAAAARAVFDAMPRRDAVAWNAMLTAYARAGQPRAALALFAGMGTPDAFSLTAALSAAAALRSPGAGAQLHARLLRIGLRAPLPVGNALVAMYARCARADDAARAFREMRGRNALSWCSLLHAYVASGRMALARELFDEMPAGSISSVAWNTLLTGYSRSGNAEQCLLLFNEMRVSGLSCDDATLCILIDACTELRYPSTGVAVHKIVVQSGWNAVPEVNNSLISFYSKFSLLDHAVKIFESMKSRTIVSWNSLIDAYTRLGHIEQAAALFQSAPETNDISWTSMIGGFARNGYVDEALALFVKMLAHEHIRPDDFTFGAVLHACATAASLANGRMIHACAFQSGFASYLYVANSLMDMYAKCGDVEGAGNVFHAVLQKDSVSWNTMLFGFAINGWAKEAFALYERMLSHDVCPDEVTFTGLLTACSHSGFLEQGRTFFESMVSVHGLKPTPEHLACILDMYARSGNIAKAIEMLEQYSDTVHTHSSDMHESLLSAYSSVHLDTRIGRKVGSSMVSTEPVRDTGYVVLSNLLCATGQWKEAEGVRRAMAEHGVKKSPGCSWIHVKGAAKVFASGGQELDPSHRICDIIQLLDEEIRNTVCCGA